In Pleuronectes platessa chromosome 8, fPlePla1.1, whole genome shotgun sequence, the genomic stretch ATAGGTTttaaggtttaggtttaggttaaggtttatgttaaggttaaggttaaggttaaggttaagggtTAGGCAAGTTATAATTATTGTTGAGTTTagagtaagtctccaggaagTCTATGCACGTTGTAAGTCAGTGTAATGTCCTCATAAGTCAAGGggacatgactgtgtgtgtttgcgtacgtgcgtttgtgtgtgtgtgtgtgtgtgtgtgtgtgtgtacatgcatgtgtgtgtgtgtgatggggatGAGGATAGCAGCAAGCCCATAGCAAAGCGGCGTGCAAGTGCCACATTCCCAAAAAACGAATAATAACCGGTAATCTCCTTAGCCGTCACAATTCTTGCTGTCCCTGCACGTATGTAAACAAGGCTTGAGGCTGTATTTAGATTTCCCATGGGAGATGCACATTCCACCAAACTCTGGTCCACTGTAATCCTCTTTGTTGCTGAATGAAAAGTTGACGGGGACACCAGGATGCTGCCAGGTTTATCTGTGATTATAGACAAGTTTGACTCAAACTTTTTACTGCCTGTGCAAATGTGCATGCGgcatcattttttttgtatttccagTTTACGGATTGTTTACTGTAGTTTTGCTCTGGTGTGTGCTTGCGCATTTGTGTGtgcctgtatttgtgtgtctgtgtgtgtgtgtgcccctcTGTCCTTGGTCTCTGCCTGCCAGCCATTCTGTTGTGAGAGAACAGGTGCAGATGAATATGAAACAGACCGTCAGAGCTTATGCGCTCTGGCCCTTTGTATGCGTGCTCATGTTCGAAACATCATGTCAGAGCATACTGGCTCCCCACCTCCATCTTTAACACCTTCTTTTTAGTGTCGTGCACCGATGCTAAATCTATTTCACAGAgggcaaacacatttttttgtggTGGACGCACAGATCCGGGCGCACAGCAAAGAGGCAGAGGGCAGGACTTTGTAATGGAAAGTCTAAAGTAAATGCAGAGAGCGGACAGCGCTCTGATATCCAACGCTTCAGATGAGTCCAGTGCTAAGAAGTGGACAATGGACAACCTGGGAGATCTTCTCTAAAATGTAATCACCCCTATGaattttacacacactcaccaatCTCACACCCTTTCCTGTTCTGTGCTCTCATCCCTCCAGTGTGAGACATTCCTCACGCCGGCTCAGAAACTGCTCTCACTCAACTTTCTCTCATCACTTTGTTAATAATATGAGGAATGGACtctagagatagatagagagagagatgtatgGATACAGATGCAGATATATAGATTAATAGATGCATAGACGTATAGATAGATTTACGGATGTATAGATAGAAGTccaaatgtatagatagatagatagatagatagatggatagatagaactTTCTTCTGTGACTCTATCTTTAGAGTTACACATCCCTGGCCAGTGATGTGCCTCATCcaccctcctccctcactcctgatctgcaattttctttctctccccctccctccctgtctccctccctctcactctgtcttGCTCCCTCTGTTTCTACCTCAAACACACGCAACCCAGGGCGAAGACGGGAGGCTGCTCACGACCCGGTGCGCTGCGTTTCGTCCTCCACTAATGCCTCCTTTGGTTTGATTAGTCATACTGGATCGATAATCTCTCTAGGGCAGACCATCGGTGGCATCTCTCCAACACGTATCGACCCTTGACTGGATAAAAGCGTGCAGGTTTTGGGGGATTCAGGGGAGTCCGACATGTCCCTCCTCTGCGCCCTGTGCTCACCAGCAGCGCCGATCTTGTCATCGGCCACCGTAGGGACGTGTGTGCGCTCCATGCGCTGCAGTTGAACTTCACTCTCCTCCGTGACAGACCCTGGATGTCGACACAATAGCCACAACGCAGATTGCGCGTAAATCCACGCGTGGCAGTACGGCTTTGAATGGAAACGCCAACAAGTGGAAACTGGTAATGTAGCCTATCCTTATGCCGGGACCCTGACACGTGGATTTGACCAGTTCAATTAAATGTGACGCGTTGAGCTTGCGATTTAACAACCCACGTACCCAGCGACATATGGTCTGGGATCGCACATCTGAAGCCATCGAGCCGCTGCTTCTCCACGGCGCATCATCGGCGGGGCTGGAGCGGAAAGAGCCGGGAACACTGAGGAATGCGGAGCCGGGACTTAGTCTTTACCAGCTCACCTGCGGAACTCTTCGCAGCCAACACCAAAGTAAGTCTTTACCTGAACAGATCCATGCGCTCTGGTGCCTTTTACGCATGTGGCTGAGATAACGTAACAAGAACATGTAGTACTTTAGAGGAATCTGTAGTTTGCAGTGACTCAAGCCAAATACTTTGTGGTGTAGATAAGGGGAGAGTATTATGTTGTGTCACTGGAGGGAGTTTATCAGTGACCTTGGAGACATTAAGGTGTTCTTTCTTGCAATTACATAATAGTCATTTCTATAATCCTCGCACCTTTATCACCTCTGCTGCTTTTTAATCCGTGCGACAGGACGCACAGAGttaacacacacaggctcagttGGCCACATAACCTCCTCCTTGTCTTGTCACCCTGCAGCCGTCAGACGCAGCCGGGGAGCCCGCCACAGAGCACCATGCTGAGGCAGATCCTCCTCAACTCCACCGACAGCCCGGACTTCGACCTGGTGCTCATGGCCCAGTCCTCCACGCAGGCCCCCTCTTCCCTGAACGCCTCCCACGGCGGCTCGGTGAGCGTGGCCGCCCTGCTGCGACCCACCGCGGGGCGAGGCGGCGGGCTGCGGGATGGCGAGCTCCACAAACCGGACCTGATCACCTACCTGGTCATGTGCCTACTGCTCTTCCTGCTGGTGCTGCTCATCGTGTTCTTCATCAACTGCCAGCTGCGGAACTCCTTCTTCGCCTCCATGCCATATGACAGGTCGCTGAGAGAGGCCCGGACCACCTACAAGTAAGGCTGGACCCGCTGGGATGGACCCCTGCGACCCGTGgccctttgggggggggggggggggggggtcaggactGACTTGTGTGCCTGCGTGCGGGTAGTTGCCTTTACGAGTTGTCTTGGACACATTTGATGCTCTAAATAAACAGGAATCCCCAACCAGACCCCACACGGGGAGTGAGGGACTCAACTGTGTCAAATGTTTCCCAAATGTTTCCACTTCAAGACCCCCGGCCCTCTTCAGACCACAGGAGGCGTCTCTGAAGACCACTGGTGTGCGCGTGGGCCTGCTGCCGGTGGAAAGATAACAATTTAACTCCTGATCAAATTTCTGACTCTTATATTTGCTGGTAATTAATGAAGGAATTGTGAAAACATCCATCATCCACTGCAACCCCCGCAAAGCACTTCGGAAATAAACAGTTTAGTCCCTAATGTAGCTTCCACTCAAAAGCTTCTCCTCATTCATCTGTATAGTGGCTTACCCATCTGACCTGTCTCCTGCAGTTTGAGTGCAGATCCACGGAATTTCCCACTGGCCCTGGCAAACCgaatcatttttatttcccaGAGCAGAGTTGCAGGCTATGTCAGCGCAGAGAGAATCTCCAGTAGTTTGTATATACCACAATTTGTATGACTGTAACTTACCTGTCTTGTCTTGTGAAATGATGCAATCAACCCGCAATCTCCCATATTGTACACTGGTGATTAAATGGATTAAATGACAGACTGTAGGCCTATGTCGTCACATAAAGGTATTTCAATGTATACTTTTGACGTCTTTTTGGTCTTTCTGTGGATggtgatgctgcagctgctggtgggAAGGGCCAACTGGTAATCATTTAATAGGTCTGCGTCCACAGAGGTGTTTATACGAGAGCCACAGGGCTGCAGGCCTTACCGTGCACTTTCGCTTTTAATTAACCTCTCGCACAATTGACTGCACTAATATCCGGAGAATGACTCGaggctggaaaaaaaacatcatatgACGAGTCCTGTGCGTTAAACCGATCTGCTGCCACCGGTGATACTCATATCCTCCCCAATCTTGTTGTTGGAAAACCATTCTCTCATGCCAGGACAGAAAGATGAGCCTATCTCTGTAatcctgtgggtgtgtgagtgtctgtctctgtgcgtgtatgtgtgtatgtgtgtgtgtgtgtgtgtgtgtgtgtgtatgtgtgtgtgtgtgtcgtgcgCGTTGTGAGGTAAGACAAACTGACTTTCATAGAATGTAAATCTTGTCAGAGGATCATGGACACAACAATTCTTGAGATAATTTATaaagagagaaatataaaatgtcTGTGGTGCGTAATTTCTGGATTTGAGAACATTGCACAGATTGGAGGCTGGAGACAGAAGGACACGGTGTCCCGGGGTGTTTGCGCATAAGGACTGAAACAAACTAAATGCGGTTATTTTGACATTCTGGATCGATTATTCCTCACAATCAGAAAGAAAGCTCCATGTGGCTTCTTCATTCAGTCCATTGCTGCGAAAGCTATTTATAGGCAGGATCAATATTCCTCTGTACAGATATAACTGCCACCCAATGTCAAGGGCTTACACTTATAAATGCCAACAAGTCATTTTAGGGAACATTATAAAGTAGTCTACAACACACACGCGCCAATATGTGTACATTTACTTTGGTTGACGCGCTGTCTCAACTCCGCTGAAACTGCAGCACCTGCCGTTCATACTTTAACCGCTCGGGGGCGCCTGAATGCTGATTATTTCTATACACACTTCATTACCACCGTCCAAAGTACAATTTAAAAGATCACAATTACAAAATCCCCCCCAAAACTCACCTGCACTGAACAGAGATCAAATGAAGTACTGTCACtcgtattaatatttaaataaggaGGGGGAAATTACTAATAGTGatctacatttttttataataatcatTATAACACTGACACAATTGAGGTCTCACCTACACCCAAATGTCTGATTCATTTACGGAAATAAGAGATGAGTTGTGTAATGTCTTGGAATGTGCAGCATCAAATACCTGAGTAAAGGTCTTCTGGTCGATCTCATATCAGATCCTAAAGGTCAAGGACACAGAAAGTTGAGTCACAGAGAGGCTTTGTGTAACTTGGTTATATTACCGCCAGAGAAAAGTGGCAAAGGCAACACATGAGATTACACTACAGTTTGCAGGCTACACCTTCTCTCTTATGGAGCTTCTTGAACAAATGAAATACTTTAAATAAGCAGAACTTTATGGGTTACTGCCTTCTTCCTTGAACTGATTAAACACAAAACTGGGAGACACTGCTTAAACATTCTCCTGTACTCAAACATAGAAATCATTGAACTGCATAATTCCATAGCATCATCAACCAAATGCCTGAGACCAGTCACCTGAGACCAGTTAGTGATCCCTGATACTGGCCTGTGCTGCCTGCTGCTGGTGGCTTTCTCCATTGCACTGATCAACTCACATTTACTTTACAggtctttttcctcttcttctcatcttcTAGAGTTTAGATTCTAGATTGTGACACAATCTAAAACTGCATCCTTCCCTGTGATGCTCTAAGTCAGTGGTTCCCCAAACTTTGTTTCTGCAGGGCTGCTCCTTGGCAGGTAGAACAATTTCCCAAACCCCAACTCCCTCCTACATAATCTagaaattatccagaggggctgcatgtgagaacgcaaatgtcccaGTCGGAGACGTTGGACAATCatgtataaaataaacatcaataaaaacacagacgCGATCTGCCTGTAAACTCTGACAGACTTTATTTGAAACATTGTCGACAATAATTAATGCATTAATCCAACTTAAATGGTGAAATGTCACTGAAAACACAAGACACACCAGAGAGGAAGTATTTAAAATGTGACTATATGCATAATGCTTCTTCTAAAGTTGTATTTAACTTCAACTTAAACATGACATCTTACTGAAAAAAGGAACAAGTCACTTTGGAGTGGAAGATGCACTCTACAGCATGATtctcacatttttatttcctcatCAGCATCACTTCTTTTTAGCCTCTTTGCACAAAAAGGTGTATCAATTCCCTGAGAAAAAAACCAGAACATTCTCTCCACTTGAACAACAGTTCTAGTCCAATAATCTTTTCAGTGAGCGGTGTGCACTCGCTTTGTGCTGCAGATCTCAGCAGCTGTGAGACTCTTAGCTCAATTTCAATGTGCAGCTTTGATCTGCATTGTGTTTTGACAGAATCTCACTGAGGCACGATGTGGccaagaatcagaatcagaatcagaataagaatcagaagtattttattgccaagtaggtttacacctacaaggaatttgctctggtaattggtgcttacaattaacatagaaacataaaaacgcaataacataaaaacgcaataaatacaacatacataggaaaagcaatacaaaatagaaaaccagtatatatttactcacttttttccaatatctataagtaacatttattttgacataaacatttctgaataaaaatatataaaagataaaagatgtaaaaagtgaagtaaaaagtgatatgcaaaatgcaaaacagtaaaaggAAAGGAGTGTTGTCAGGGCTCTCCTCCCTATAACTCCCCAACTCTCCTTGGATCAGTAATCCTTGGAACCATTCACTCAAGGCTACAgtcttcttttgttgttgttttacagtTAACCCTCTGGTACGATGAGCAGTTGCACTACTCTGGCTGGGATCCTGCTTCCCTGGAGCAGCCTGTTAAATCCTCTCAAGTGAAGCTGCAGAGTTAATGCTCAAGGTCCAGGTCTGATCTGTGTTtggaaaatgcagaaaaacCTTTTCTCACACGGGTAATATGTTACAAAAGGAACATCTTGGAATGTGGCCGTCGAGCAGCAGCTTCACGCTCCGGCGGTGATGTCGCTTCCTGGAGCCGCAGCCTCggagcagctcctctcaggtgaaGCGGCAGGGCTCTTGGCTCCGCCCCCCCGTGTCTGTCACAGAGGAACAGGAAGACTCCGCCGATCACACTCTGTCACTCAGAGGATAAAAAAGTTAACTAAACTTGTCTCAGTCATGGAAACTAACTTGGGAGACACCGTGGGGACCGGTTACCATTAACACCGACTCGCTCCTCGTGTTGTACGAGCCGAAACAACTCGCggaaggaagaagagaggagggttgtgtctttttttgtcttaGCCCACGGTTACTCTGCCGAGCTAGCGTAGCTAAAGCTAACGTTAGCCCATATAGCGTCGGATACTTTTAAGGATTTAAAAGTCACATAGTCGAAGCTTCACGTTGTGTTACACCGAGGACACTGGTGCAGGAATGCcctcagtgtttgttgtgtagACGCAACAGGTCGTTTCCGTACTTCTCGTCTCGAGGCTCCGGGGCTGCGCTTTGAATTTCCCTCCTTCAGGGAGACGGACAGGCGGCTTCAGCGAAGGGGCTCCCTCGGTGTAGTTGGCTCTCGACCAAATCCTTAGCAGCGCTGTGCTAATTGTGGCTAGTAAGTTAGCCAGGGGGGGGACAAGCACAGGTCTCGGGGGAGTTAACCGTGAAGATACTCCCGTGTGGGGCAacagtgtatttgtgttgtgtgtgtggaggtcacCACCACACTGGGTTTATTTTGACAACCGATTCGAGGATTAATCTCTCAGTATGGATCCGCACTCGGGCAGCTCCGCCTCAGCTTCTGGACCCAAGAAGGACAAGAAGTCGAAGAAGAACTACGAGGATGGAGAAGGGAAGAAGAAGTTTGTGAGTATCCCACATGTTGAACTCCGCTGCACTTTTCGAACGATCTGTTTTTGGTTGCGAGGGCTCAAAGGTCTCCTCTGCACCTAACTCGGCAGATGGTcacttgtttcttcttctcacaTTTCCAGTGAAGCAACAAACTGCGACCAAACCCTGTAATtactttcaccccccccccccccccaacctgtGATCAGTACAGCTTGAAATATCACCCTGTGTGCAGAATTCGCTATTCCAGGTCATTGTAAGTATcaccagaggaggaaggagctggTGCCTCCAACTCTGAAGACGTGTACTGTGCAAGTTGTGCAGTAAAAGTGCAACAAGTCACAACACATGACTCATGATTTAATATGTGGGCTTGGCAATGTGTCCAAGAATGTCTTCAAGATAAACATGTTCAAATAATATTGATAACTATCAGGATAAACATCACAGGCCGACACTTGATCACCAGCAAAATATCTCACAATCCTGACACACGCCATTAAAACCTGTTCTGTCTTACTTCTCCTCACCATGCTGTCACAGTGGATAAGCAATATATGGATACTTTATgaacttttgttatattgctaatGATGAAAGTTATACAGCGATAGTTTTGTAATCAATTTTAGTGCCCAggctattttatttttaaaaaccttttgatattaatattattaacagCTTAATAAGTTAGGCTCGcatttcatttgtttcacaGAGAGCACCGTGCGTACTGTGTTAATGATATAAACTGAAAGATGATCAATATAGTTGTTTCAAAAGAATGAGCAAACATTCTGTGGAATGGCGTGGCTCGAATGCCTTAAGGCTGACACAATCTCGATGACATCATTTGGTGAACCTGGTCGCGCCTGCATCATGTGTGACTCAGCGTGGTCTCAtggggggggcacagaggagTAGTCGCTCGTAGAGATGTCTGTCGTCGGTCCACAGCGAACTGTTGTGTAACTGGACCTCATGGCCATGTCTAGCAACAGGTGAAAACTGatacacatacagacaaacGGTAACCATAGAGGATGCTCATGAATGACATGTGGTCGCCTAGTAAACTGCTccgccacacatacacacactcatgtgcACTACCTCTCAGTGAGGGAGGTTTCCCTCCTTTTTATTGGTCCCACTCAGACGCTCCCTCGATTAAACCACCAGCAATTCCTGCTGACAGGACTGCAcagaaaaacagtttgttcaGGCTTTTTCATGGAACTAGTTCCACTTGGGCATGGGCCTAAGTGCAGCTATGCCAAGCAGAGAGATATACGTTTGTAGCTTGTCCAAGTTAGATACATATTTTTGATGACAAGACATTAAGTCAGTTCACACAAGCATGCAATCACAACCTGGTACAGTGAAAACCTGTCCATGCTGCTCTAGGGCGTTTTCACTCTTAAAAACTAATTTCAGTTCCAGAGACAGAAATTTATGAAAATACTGAAGTGATTCAGTACAGCTCCGTTAATGTACCCACAAGTTAAGGCTGGGCTGTAAGTAAACATGAGTCAGCGACAGGAAGTCATTGGGCAATGTCCTGagatcacacatgcacacacgcatttTTTTGTGAGAGATACACCGACTCGGTAAATTGAGCCTTTTCTGGCCAAATTTGTATTACAGCACAGTCAGAGTTCAGACAGAGGTAAAGCAGTGTAGAGTtatgtgtggttgtgtactCGATCTACAGTGTGCTGCTATCAGTCCACTATCTACGACGTCATCACTCGCTGCTTTAGCCTCTGTTCAGACAACATGATGTGATaatgtgtgacgtgtgtgtctgtgtgtgtgtgttatctcaaCTCGGCGTGGTATTCCAAGCTAACATCCCCCTTGtgtgaaagtgtctctgttgtgttgtcTGGGACTGACTGAAGCAGTGTGGGTGGGTTATCTAGTTTTAatcataatttattttcctAGACATGGTCACAGTTTTTGGATTAATCTGGCTGGATAAATTTTGTGTATTCTGTGTATTCTGCCCAATCatcatttataattttaaaaACTAATTTGGACTCACCTCAACATCAACCCCTGTTATGTTTACTCACGCTCTACCCTGGATTGATGGGATGTTTAATATAAGTCTGTATGAGTCTGTCAGGGTCGGTTAAATCAGATTTGTCtgttcaacacaaacatttggtGATTGGTCCCTTTTTTCACTCGGAACATCACGCAACTCAGGTAACCTATAGTTATGTTTAACAGGAATGCTTGGCGTGATTCACTGCATCTAGAAGTACATCtgctatttattgtatttattaagtaatctattatgtgagactggaaactgtgaacgAAATTGCccattttgggataaataaagttttctaatctaaaaatctaatctaatctaaaaaacatctgcagctgAGTATGACTCAGGTATTTAGCAGTTTTTGCTGTGCTCCCCCTGAAGCACTATCCTCAGACCCAGAGACGGAGAGGATCTGCATCCAAGATCCCTGTTGACATAAACATGCTTGCTGAACCCAGCAGGCAGGCACAGGGCGGATTATCTAGGGATCACTGCATGGACAGTTATTTGGGATACAGGGCGAACTTTTGTGGATCACAGATTCTTGGTCTGGGACATCTTGTAGAGCTTTTTGAGGCCCTTTTATCAGATTTTTTCTAGGTGAAAGGTTTTGCTGAATTCTTCTTAGAATGCGCTGACTTTTTTCATGCCCAGAAAACAGATGTTGGTTATGAAGGAGACCAGTAACAAATATTTGGAGTGAGCTTTACAACTTACAACATCTTATTTAGTTGGGGACATCCCTGTATTTCTTTTTGATTGATAAATTATTCTCCTTTTATTTTGAGGCAGATCTTTCCTTTAGGGCTGTGTTAGTTGATATATTGCATGTCAGAAAGAGGAAATGATATTGCCCATTCTGATGATtggacaataataataatttaataattatcAAACTTCTCGTATTACTTCCAGGACAAAATGCATAGATGCACAAGACTGACCTGTTCTAGTAGATGCTTTTCAGAGTGCCCTAGAGCAAGTGTCAacatttctgtcttttaaaatatttgcaGAGTGGAATTATATGCTGACTAGCTCATGCATGCAACCCCAGCCTACCAGTGGGATCACTGCAGTCATGTTAAAAGATGATTGTAACAGCAGGAATTGGTTTTGACTGTTAAAATTAGGAATTTGAAAAACCAAAAACCAAatggtatatatattttttgttcatACACTTTAACACCTGAAATCCAAATCATATTTTCTTGCAAGTGTCACGATACAGAACATATTTTGCGATATATAACTAACCTTATTTCTCTTGTCCAACCCTCCTTACAAAAGTAATGCAGTTGTGTAGCAGCTTCAGCGGAAAACCACGCCACACTGGCACGATCAGCATGCAATCTTGGGCCTGCATATGCTTTTGTGCAACGGTGCACCTACTTCCTGGGGGAACCACCTCAGCAAATGCTTCATTTAAGATAACGCCATGAATTAAGCCAGTCAGGTCACGACTCTTTAGTCACACAGTCTGCCTCGAGTAGTCTGAGTCAAGTCAAGAAGTTTGTTTCGATGTTCAGTCACTCCCTTTGCACCGGTTTCTTTCATATTTATGTGCCTCTTCTGCTCCcccaacacatacacacctaggcacacactgacacacagtttCCGGCTCTTTACGtctcagaggaagagaagcatACTGTGAACCGACGAATAGGATGACTGACTATCGGCATGAAACTGGAGTGGTTAATGGACTGCTAGTGACAGGGGCCTCTTGGCTCAGAGCAGGGGGAAGAAAGTGAGCCACCAGTGAGCCACCAGTGAGCACTGAGCAGGTACACAGGGAGgtatggggagagagagaagtgggaaAGAAGTCAAAAAAGGGAAATGCAGATAAGGTGATTAAAGAAGGCAGGGAGTGGGGGTGCAGTCAGCGATAATAACAAGTTACGGGTGGTGTGATGGGCATGGAAAGCTTAAATTACTGAGTTGATTCTAAAAAACCCGTAAGCGGGTAAATAGGTGTGGAATCCTACAAGGCAGAAAACCTCTGCAGCACTACTATATGGTTTAAAAATTTGAAGCATGTTGATCACACCCCAGGTCAATGATTTGAAGGCAGGAGTTGTTTTGAACAAAATAGCAAAGCCAAAACTCCTTGTGTGACACAGCTGGTGTGGAATGGCATAGTAGAGAAAAGCACACAGAGCATTTCTACCTTTGTGGGTCAAAATGACCCCTAATGTTGTTTACTTCATGA encodes the following:
- the LOC128446485 gene encoding small integral membrane protein 32, producing MLRQILLNSTDSPDFDLVLMAQSSTQAPSSLNASHGGSVSVAALLRPTAGRGGGLRDGELHKPDLITYLVMCLLLFLLVLLIVFFINCQLRNSFFASMPYDRSLREARTTYK